In a single window of the Cuculus canorus isolate bCucCan1 chromosome 25, bCucCan1.pri, whole genome shotgun sequence genome:
- the VPS25 gene encoding vacuolar protein-sorting-associated protein 25, translating to MSFAWPWQYNFPPFFTLQPNGETRQKQLSAWCALALAYSQRHRLPAMTVREAQESPLFANHRLQRKLPLEAIQVVLEELRKNGNLEWLDKNKTSFLIMWRRPEEWGKLIYQWVSKNGLTNSVFTLYELASGDDTENEEFHGLDETMLLRALQALQQEHKAEIITLDDGRGVKFF from the exons ATGAGCTTCGCGTGGCCCTGGCAGTACAACTTCCCGCCCTTCTTCAC GTTGCAGCCCAACGGGGAGACCCGGCAGAAGCAGCTCTCGGCCTGGTGTGCCTTGGCCCTCGCCTACAGCCAGCGGCACCGGCTGCCCGCTATGACGGTGCGGGAGGCCCAGGAGAGCCCGCTCTTCGCCAACCACCGCCTGCAGC ggaagctgccaCTAGAAGCCATCCAGGTGGTGCTGGAAGAGCTCCGTAAGAACG GGAACCTGGAATGGTTAGAtaagaacaaaaccagttttctgaTCATGTGGAGAAGACCAGAAGAGTGGGGGAAGCTCATCTATCAGTGG GTATCGAAGAACGGCTTGACTAACTCCGTATTCACGCTGTATGAATTAGCCAGTGGAGATGACACAGAGAATGAAG AGTTCCATGGCTTGGATGAAACTATGCTGCTCCGTGCCCTGCAAGCTTTGCAACAAGAACACAAAGCTGAAATTATCACGCTGGACGATGGCCGAGGTGTGAAGTTCTTCTGA